A stretch of the Teretinema zuelzerae genome encodes the following:
- a CDS encoding response regulator transcription factor has translation MYRVLLADDEQIVIDSLGFILERNFPGQLEFFSARSGGDAVEICQNNKIDIAFMDINMPGLNGIEAIKSIKSFSPAMLIIVLTAFDRFEYAQQAVNLGVYEYLSKPVNRGRIAETMRNALSQVDIQRRKQLSEIQIREKLDSVVNIVESDFIYSLIFPSDKTGDIESYLDFFNIKDPLYYFLTFEVADLQDGARSQTYLTLRDIISSAASCIIGPLMRNRIVVFVTVDRSLSEQEAQVEIRSFVRTLHSRITTRLGHKVKIGVGPVEPSLARSLSAYNESLKALISTDDPNAVVYSMDCAAQQSGGGYPADAEKKLLDRALAGDLQSVHSLFASICSWLHQQFPGDMSVEKGKLFELLSLVRHQTRQVQSRFGGFSVWKDSWKQIESIEDVFALEKLVLSSIDECIGVIIEHKQSRMSPIIIKACTIINDNLSRDISLEEISRRVEISPFYFSKLFKEETGENFIEYVTMARVQKAKDLLRDHSRSIKEISADSGYADPNYFSKLFKKIVGLTPTEYRETL, from the coding sequence ATGTATAGAGTTCTGCTTGCGGACGATGAACAGATAGTCATTGATTCACTCGGCTTCATCTTAGAGCGCAATTTCCCCGGCCAGCTGGAATTTTTCAGCGCGCGATCCGGGGGAGACGCCGTGGAGATTTGCCAGAACAACAAGATCGACATCGCCTTCATGGACATCAATATGCCGGGATTGAACGGCATCGAGGCTATCAAGAGCATTAAAAGCTTCAGCCCCGCGATGCTGATCATCGTCCTTACCGCCTTCGACCGCTTCGAATACGCCCAGCAGGCGGTGAACCTCGGCGTGTACGAGTATCTTTCCAAGCCGGTGAACCGCGGTCGCATCGCCGAGACTATGAGGAACGCCCTTTCGCAGGTTGATATTCAGCGCAGAAAGCAGCTCTCGGAAATTCAGATCAGGGAAAAGCTGGACTCCGTCGTCAACATCGTGGAAAGCGATTTCATCTATTCCCTTATTTTCCCCTCGGACAAGACGGGCGACATCGAGTCCTACCTCGATTTTTTCAACATCAAGGATCCCCTGTATTACTTCCTGACCTTCGAGGTCGCGGACCTGCAGGACGGAGCGCGTTCCCAGACCTATCTTACGCTGAGGGATATCATCTCCTCGGCCGCCTCCTGCATCATCGGTCCGCTTATGAGAAACCGCATCGTGGTGTTCGTCACCGTAGACAGGAGCCTTTCCGAACAGGAAGCCCAGGTCGAAATTCGCTCCTTCGTCCGAACCCTGCATTCGCGCATCACCACACGGCTCGGCCATAAGGTGAAAATCGGAGTCGGCCCGGTCGAACCGTCCCTTGCCCGCTCCCTTTCGGCCTACAACGAATCTCTGAAGGCTCTTATCAGCACCGACGATCCGAACGCCGTCGTGTACAGCATGGATTGCGCCGCCCAGCAGAGCGGCGGCGGCTATCCGGCGGACGCGGAAAAGAAGCTCCTGGACCGCGCGCTGGCCGGAGACCTCCAGAGCGTACACAGTTTATTCGCTTCCATCTGTTCCTGGCTCCATCAGCAGTTTCCCGGCGATATGTCGGTAGAAAAAGGAAAGCTGTTCGAGCTTCTTTCTCTTGTCCGCCATCAAACGAGGCAGGTTCAGAGCCGGTTCGGCGGATTTTCCGTATGGAAGGATTCCTGGAAGCAGATTGAATCGATCGAGGACGTGTTCGCCCTTGAAAAACTGGTACTGTCCTCGATAGACGAATGCATCGGCGTGATAATAGAACACAAGCAGAGCAGGATGAGCCCCATCATCATCAAGGCCTGCACCATCATCAACGATAATCTGTCCCGCGACATCTCCCTGGAGGAGATTTCTCGCCGGGTCGAGATCAGTCCGTTTTATTTCAGCAAGCTTTTTAAAGAGGAAACCGGGGAGAACTTCATCGAATACGTCACGATGGCAAGGGTTCAGAAGGCGAAGGATCTGCTGCGCGACCATTCCAGGAGCATTAAGGAAATCAGCGCCGATTCAGGCTACGCGGATCCGAATTATTTCAGCAAGCTTTTCAAGAAAATCGTGGGGCTCACCCCGACGGAATACAGGGAAACGCTGTGA
- a CDS encoding PrsW family glutamic-type intramembrane protease, giving the protein MAVFILFLAVFFPVFLIIAVLRSRNLMSLSRGIGGVLAALAMVAAASLLQSALSSFGPAVSGISSPFFRAFITASFIEETCKLFGLYVVLRASGSRGRRRDENPWTAALLVSSSFAAFETLAYGLLYPGVELIRLFTALPLHIACGLLASRALSPGKTPGLLCFAAAVSIHGAYSFAAGFGRAALAFQLFLIMLAWLAAFRARRVSASGGLDREIGE; this is encoded by the coding sequence ATGGCCGTTTTCATTCTCTTCCTTGCTGTCTTTTTCCCTGTATTCCTGATTATCGCCGTTCTGAGAAGTCGGAATCTGATGAGCCTGTCCCGGGGAATCGGCGGCGTTCTCGCGGCTCTCGCCATGGTTGCCGCGGCATCCCTGCTGCAAAGCGCTCTCTCTTCTTTCGGTCCTGCCGTTTCAGGTATCAGCTCTCCCTTTTTCCGCGCCTTTATTACCGCTTCATTTATAGAAGAAACCTGCAAGTTGTTCGGGCTTTACGTCGTTCTACGGGCATCAGGCAGCCGCGGACGCCGAAGGGACGAGAATCCCTGGACCGCGGCTCTGTTGGTTTCTTCCTCTTTCGCCGCGTTTGAAACCCTTGCCTACGGTCTTTTGTATCCGGGAGTCGAGCTTATACGGCTGTTCACCGCTCTTCCCCTTCATATCGCCTGCGGTCTCCTTGCCTCGCGCGCCCTGTCTCCCGGAAAAACGCCCGGCCTTCTTTGCTTCGCCGCGGCGGTTTCCATCCACGGAGCCTATTCCTTCGCTGCCGGGTTCGGCCGCGCGGCTTTGGCGTTTCAGCTTTTTCTCATTATGCTCGCCTGGCTCGCCGCATTTCGCGCGCGCAGGGTCTCTGCCTCTGGCGGCCTTGATCGGGAGATCGGCGAGTGA
- a CDS encoding ASKHA domain-containing protein: MKSKTLFIDGDGRSTLRALLGPDAPPARCGGAGVCGSCRVKLAGSSALPPPSSADLQRFSAEELASGWRLSCLCVPAGRFAVEIPEIDESGIADMALRSGCPEPDGDRAASAESELPEISRFAVAVDVGTTTIVTELLDRGARKPIASDSFVNPQRKWGADVLSRIEALSRAGGEGVDAAASMKASLAADLEKSFGRLLQKIDVAEGGIVKIGIAANTAMTHILLGLDARGLGVSPFVPAALSFPDLPARALFPGLPSEYAEDCAVTFVPCLSAFIGGDIVAGLAAAGLDPDGPPSLFLDLGTNAEMVLASGGRFLCASAAAGPAFEGGRISCGVAAVPESVAEVRLDGSRFAWKRAGSFPAGAELPPPPGLCGSGLVDFLACALDAGLVRPDGSLAPACAGGVLLGGGSALSLSSGDVRELQLARAAVRAGIGILLEEAGLSAADLERVYLAGGFGTFLKEESALRVSLIPRECRGRIIPAGNASLSGARLAAIGDNPADRFNAILEKSVPVPLGGNERFNALFIDFLEFD; encoded by the coding sequence GTGAAATCGAAGACCCTTTTCATAGACGGCGACGGCCGCTCGACGCTTCGCGCCCTGCTCGGCCCTGATGCGCCTCCTGCCCGCTGCGGCGGCGCCGGCGTATGCGGGTCATGCCGCGTCAAACTTGCCGGGTCATCGGCCCTGCCGCCTCCTTCCTCCGCCGATCTTCAGCGCTTCTCGGCAGAGGAGCTTGCCTCCGGGTGGCGCCTTTCCTGCCTGTGCGTACCGGCCGGGCGTTTCGCTGTCGAAATTCCGGAAATCGACGAGTCCGGCATAGCCGACATGGCCCTGAGATCGGGGTGCCCCGAACCTGATGGGGACAGAGCAGCGTCCGCTGAATCCGAGCTGCCGGAAATTTCCCGTTTTGCCGTCGCGGTCGATGTCGGAACGACGACTATCGTTACAGAATTGCTTGATAGAGGCGCCCGCAAGCCGATCGCTTCGGATTCTTTCGTGAATCCTCAGCGGAAATGGGGCGCCGACGTGCTTTCCCGCATCGAAGCGCTCTCCCGGGCGGGAGGGGAAGGAGTCGATGCCGCCGCTTCGATGAAGGCATCCCTCGCCGCGGATCTTGAAAAATCCTTCGGCCGCCTGCTGCAAAAAATCGATGTGGCCGAAGGCGGAATCGTGAAAATAGGGATTGCGGCGAATACCGCGATGACTCACATCCTGCTCGGCCTCGACGCCCGGGGTCTGGGCGTTTCTCCCTTTGTTCCCGCGGCCCTCTCCTTTCCCGATCTTCCCGCCCGCGCGCTATTTCCCGGCCTTCCTTCGGAATATGCCGAGGACTGCGCCGTTACTTTTGTTCCCTGCCTTTCAGCCTTTATCGGCGGGGACATCGTCGCGGGACTTGCAGCCGCCGGGCTCGACCCGGACGGTCCTCCCTCTCTGTTTCTCGATCTGGGAACGAATGCGGAAATGGTTCTGGCCTCCGGCGGCCGCTTTCTCTGCGCGTCCGCGGCGGCGGGACCGGCGTTCGAGGGAGGGCGTATTTCCTGCGGCGTCGCGGCCGTTCCCGAATCTGTCGCGGAGGTGCGCCTGGATGGGAGCCGCTTCGCGTGGAAACGGGCGGGCTCTTTTCCCGCCGGCGCGGAACTTCCTCCTCCGCCGGGGCTTTGCGGCTCGGGCCTCGTCGATTTTCTCGCCTGCGCCCTCGACGCCGGCCTGGTGCGCCCCGACGGCTCCCTCGCTCCCGCCTGCGCCGGCGGAGTTTTGTTGGGCGGCGGCTCTGCTCTGTCCCTGTCCTCCGGGGACGTCCGGGAGCTTCAGCTCGCCCGGGCCGCGGTCCGCGCGGGGATCGGAATCTTGCTTGAAGAAGCCGGCCTCTCAGCCGCAGATCTTGAGCGCGTCTATCTCGCCGGCGGCTTCGGGACATTTTTAAAGGAAGAGTCCGCCCTCCGCGTTTCTCTGATTCCCCGCGAGTGCCGCGGCAGAATAATTCCTGCCGGCAACGCGTCCCTGAGCGGCGCGAGGCTTGCCGCAATCGGAGACAACCCGGCCGATCGATTCAATGCTATACTGGAAAAAAGCGTCCCCGTTCCGCTGGGCGGAAACGAGCGCTTCAACGCCCTTTTTATCGATTTTCTGGAGTTCGACTGA
- a CDS encoding sensor histidine kinase, with protein sequence MRARRSSSIRARLLYSFFLTAALMGIIIMYSFLSFNAIAVSITNAYQTNIDLDEFQTALGAVESSMEKYISLRTFESIENYYGWRGRLDTLALQFNVTLSSDPILLLEYKVKRLMESFLEYADKAVYARRGNNVQEYTRNYAAALRVYDYLSDSVNDLNARYFRRNISGYNRLIREMQTIEILSIAILLLVIAVNFLMVYILIDRITGPLVELSRAANEVAEGHFDVDLLGIQSQDEVGNICRAFDRMTVSIREYIDTIKTKAEIENRLRRQEMEMRELYKDAQLKTLQSQINPHFLFNTLNAGAQLAMMEGADDTCTFIEKTADFFRYNIQNMDKDSMLDEEIALVDNYMYIMKVRFADRVSYIKSIECDTRDIPIPSMVLQPLVENSIKHGIGDMKSGGTITLRVFREDGILYIDVSDNGRGIEGSTRDRLLHGSYFYEGEPLGSDQPPSVGIGMINVITRLRVFFDQPDIIDIRNNAPEPGTTFSIRIRNV encoded by the coding sequence ATGAGGGCGCGCAGGAGCTCCAGCATCCGCGCCCGTCTTCTGTACTCGTTTTTTTTGACCGCGGCGCTGATGGGCATCATCATCATGTACAGCTTCCTCAGCTTCAACGCGATCGCCGTCTCCATCACCAACGCGTACCAGACGAATATCGATCTCGACGAATTCCAAACCGCCCTCGGCGCCGTCGAATCGAGCATGGAAAAGTACATCAGCTTGCGCACCTTCGAAAGCATCGAAAACTATTATGGCTGGAGAGGACGGCTCGACACTCTCGCGCTTCAGTTCAATGTGACCCTGTCCTCCGATCCCATTCTGCTGCTTGAATACAAGGTGAAGCGGCTGATGGAGTCCTTCCTGGAATACGCGGACAAGGCGGTCTACGCCCGGCGCGGCAACAATGTCCAGGAATATACGCGCAACTACGCCGCCGCCCTCCGGGTGTACGATTATCTTTCCGACTCGGTAAACGACTTGAACGCCCGCTATTTCAGGCGGAATATTTCGGGCTACAACCGGCTCATCCGCGAAATGCAGACGATCGAAATCCTGAGCATCGCGATTCTGCTGCTGGTCATCGCGGTGAATTTCCTGATGGTGTACATTCTCATCGACCGGATCACCGGCCCTCTGGTGGAGCTTTCCCGCGCGGCAAACGAAGTCGCCGAGGGGCATTTCGACGTAGACTTGCTGGGCATCCAATCCCAGGACGAGGTGGGCAACATTTGCCGCGCCTTCGACCGCATGACGGTCAGCATCCGCGAGTACATAGACACGATCAAGACGAAGGCCGAGATAGAAAACCGCCTGCGAAGGCAGGAGATGGAGATGCGAGAGCTGTACAAGGACGCCCAGCTCAAAACTCTCCAGTCGCAGATCAATCCGCACTTCCTCTTCAATACCCTGAACGCCGGAGCCCAGCTCGCCATGATGGAAGGAGCCGACGACACCTGCACCTTCATCGAAAAAACCGCCGATTTCTTCCGCTACAACATCCAGAACATGGACAAGGACAGCATGCTGGACGAAGAAATCGCGCTGGTGGACAACTACATGTACATCATGAAGGTGCGCTTCGCCGACCGCGTCTCGTATATAAAGAGCATCGAATGCGACACCCGCGACATCCCCATTCCCAGCATGGTGCTGCAGCCCTTGGTCGAGAACTCGATCAAGCACGGCATCGGCGACATGAAATCCGGCGGAACAATTACGTTGCGGGTATTTCGGGAAGATGGTATTCTGTACATTGACGTTTCGGACAACGGGAGAGGAATCGAAGGCTCGACGCGGGATCGTCTTCTGCATGGTTCCTACTTTTACGAAGGGGAGCCTCTCGGGAGCGACCAGCCGCCTTCGGTGGGAATCGGCATGATTAACGTCATCACCCGGCTTCGCGTCTTTTTCGACCAGCCGGACATCATCGATATCCGGAACAATGCTCCTGAACCGGGCACAACCTTTTCCATAAGGATTCGGAATGTATAG
- a CDS encoding sugar ABC transporter substrate-binding protein — MRVRRSTVLFIVLLIATFWLILYSSFLLLRVASGAAAIGKIDPGEPMRWHLVMIGERIDSPFWQEVFAGALEICSERDAVVELVGPALDADRKDTDEYLQYAVAARPNGILAFVDDREESLQALEIAALRGIPVISLENDAFPANRQSFVGVSRYALGNLLGGLVYTCGGATGHALVLLDEESVRSSESIMLSAIQDAVSSYPEIRVTALDRNSMKDMSRDEFLRHRILNDPDLDVILCLTAEDTVLATQAVIELNQSSRISIIAFRESREILDYVRKGIIQAVVAVDARQMGRKAADAMLEYLETGHSNDFVITDLHVITADSLERSRQ; from the coding sequence ATGCGCGTACGGCGTTCCACCGTCCTGTTCATAGTGCTTCTCATCGCCACCTTCTGGCTCATCCTCTATTCGTCCTTTCTGCTGCTGAGAGTCGCTTCCGGCGCCGCGGCCATCGGAAAAATCGATCCGGGAGAGCCCATGCGCTGGCACCTCGTCATGATAGGAGAGCGGATCGATTCGCCGTTCTGGCAGGAGGTTTTCGCCGGCGCGCTTGAAATCTGCTCGGAGCGGGACGCGGTGGTGGAGCTCGTCGGGCCTGCCCTGGACGCCGACAGAAAAGATACCGACGAATATCTCCAATACGCGGTCGCCGCCCGCCCGAACGGAATCCTCGCTTTTGTGGACGATCGCGAGGAATCCCTTCAGGCTCTGGAAATAGCCGCTCTCCGGGGCATTCCCGTCATATCGCTTGAAAACGACGCCTTTCCCGCGAACCGCCAATCCTTCGTCGGCGTTTCGCGCTACGCCCTCGGCAACCTGCTCGGCGGCCTCGTATACACCTGCGGAGGCGCGACCGGCCACGCCCTGGTGCTTCTGGACGAGGAATCCGTACGGTCGTCGGAGAGCATCATGCTGTCCGCCATCCAGGACGCGGTGTCCTCCTATCCGGAGATCAGAGTGACGGCTCTGGACCGGAACTCCATGAAGGACATGAGCCGGGACGAATTCCTGCGCCACCGCATCCTCAACGATCCTGATCTGGACGTAATCCTGTGTTTGACCGCGGAGGACACCGTCCTTGCCACGCAAGCCGTCATCGAGCTCAATCAAAGCTCCCGCATTTCCATCATCGCCTTCCGGGAAAGCCGCGAGATTCTTGATTACGTCAGAAAGGGAATCATCCAGGCCGTAGTCGCGGTAGACGCCCGGCAGATGGGCCGGAAAGCCGCCGACGCGATGCTCGAATACCTTGAAACCGGCCATTCCAACGACTTCGTCATCACCGACCTGCACGTGATAACCGCCGACTCTCTCGAGAGGAGCCGTCAATGA
- a CDS encoding 6-phosphofructokinase: MQKSVTKICGILTSGGDAPGLNAAIRGVCRTAIDIYGMKVIGFEHGYRGLIENKSRVLNPSEFSGILAQGGTILGTSREKPFKDKNWCEGTGPCAVEMIIDTYKKNKLDCLVTLGGNGTNTTASLLAKEGLNVIGLPKTIDNDIVETDITFGFHTALTVATDAIDRLHSTASSHNRVMVIEVMGHKAGWLSLYSGVAGGGDVVLLPEIPYDIESIARHLENRGRAGKTFSIVVVAEGARSVEESRLDKKAFKKAREQMSGSIGYRVAREIQDATGLESRVTVLGYLQRGGTPVAFDRVLASQFGTAAANMLAEGNYGKMVALQDNRLVGVPLENVANRIKSVPVDHRMIETARDVGTCLGD, from the coding sequence ATGCAAAAATCAGTGACCAAAATATGCGGTATCTTGACATCGGGCGGAGACGCTCCGGGTTTGAACGCCGCCATCAGGGGCGTGTGCCGGACCGCCATCGATATTTACGGCATGAAGGTCATCGGTTTCGAGCATGGGTACCGCGGTTTAATCGAGAACAAGTCCCGCGTCCTGAATCCCTCCGAATTTTCAGGCATTCTCGCCCAGGGGGGCACCATTCTGGGAACTTCGCGTGAAAAACCGTTCAAAGACAAAAACTGGTGCGAGGGAACCGGCCCCTGCGCCGTTGAAATGATCATCGACACGTACAAGAAAAACAAGCTCGACTGCCTTGTAACGCTCGGCGGAAACGGCACGAACACGACCGCCTCTCTGCTGGCGAAGGAAGGCCTCAATGTAATCGGCCTTCCCAAGACGATCGACAACGACATCGTGGAAACCGACATCACCTTCGGCTTTCACACCGCCCTCACCGTCGCAACCGACGCCATCGACCGCCTGCATTCGACCGCTTCCAGCCATAACCGGGTGATGGTCATCGAGGTGATGGGACATAAAGCCGGCTGGCTGAGTTTGTATTCCGGAGTAGCCGGCGGCGGAGACGTCGTCCTCTTGCCCGAGATTCCCTACGACATCGAGAGCATCGCCCGCCATCTGGAAAACCGCGGACGGGCGGGAAAGACCTTTTCCATCGTCGTGGTCGCCGAAGGCGCCCGCTCGGTGGAGGAGTCGCGGCTTGATAAAAAAGCTTTCAAAAAGGCCCGCGAGCAGATGTCCGGCTCGATCGGATACCGCGTCGCGCGCGAAATCCAGGACGCGACCGGTCTTGAATCAAGGGTTACGGTTCTGGGATACCTGCAGCGGGGAGGCACTCCCGTAGCCTTCGACCGCGTTCTCGCGTCCCAGTTCGGAACGGCCGCGGCGAACATGCTTGCCGAGGGCAATTACGGAAAGATGGTCGCCCTTCAGGATAATCGCCTTGTCGGGGTGCCGCTAGAGAACGTCGCGAACCGGATTAAATCGGTCCCGGTCGATCACCGCATGATCGAAACGGCGCGGGATGTGGGAACCTGTCTGGGAGATTGA
- a CDS encoding putative bifunctional diguanylate cyclase/phosphodiesterase, with protein MSRESIFIVEDERIIAMDLQHRLERMGYRVCGSASDANAAILGIRDLKPDLVLMDIVLQGPIDGIEIALTIKNELRIPVIFLSAYTDNATIDRAKEAGPMGFILKPFKERELATVIEMALFKSRADNRIRENEQLFSAILKSTTDAILVVDQEKRIVFLNPEAQEILETTEEDARTKRVEDFFTLSEMESGEPFPLPTLSENRKVLKIRNLRLTNRNNNSYVVEMTLNHELSPESGAKGSQSDGSAGGTSILSFKDISRLHEMTDAIKYQSSHDTLTGLLNRNEIALRLNEAISSPGARAKPAEVLFIDIDHFRVVNDSCGTQAGDRLLQETAQRIRAFMGAQDYAARCSGDDFILVHFPDPDNPERLGSVARDTVDIAQGLIMETRKDLFRWNGKEYPISLSIAIVPLDGTFHTEHDVMIAGTQTVYNTHESGGNHYSVFSQGSTQIKARASISEWITRIHEALRENRFRLFYQPILPLEATNTQHKLEILIRMIGVDGEIIQPGEFIPIAEHYNLMPAIDRWVIRESFAAVARIQKANGPLAKSIFCINLSGSSLLDESIIGYIMENAEETGVSPECICLEVTETSAILNLGSASRFITMLKEQGFTFALDDFGSGFSSFNYLKNLPVDYLKIDGCFIRNMDRDEVDYTMVQAISSMCKVLGLKTIGEFAENDTIIGQLRTIGVDYAQGYGISKPVPLEEA; from the coding sequence ATGAGTAGAGAGAGCATTTTTATAGTCGAAGACGAGCGGATTATTGCAATGGATTTGCAGCATCGGCTTGAACGCATGGGCTACAGGGTGTGCGGCTCGGCCTCGGACGCGAACGCGGCCATCCTGGGAATCAGGGACTTGAAGCCCGATCTCGTTCTCATGGACATCGTTCTCCAGGGGCCTATAGACGGAATCGAAATCGCCCTGACAATTAAAAACGAACTCCGGATACCGGTAATATTCCTTTCAGCCTATACCGACAACGCAACGATCGATCGTGCCAAAGAAGCCGGTCCGATGGGCTTCATCCTGAAGCCGTTCAAAGAGCGGGAGCTCGCGACCGTCATCGAAATGGCTCTCTTCAAAAGCCGCGCGGACAACCGCATCAGGGAGAACGAACAGCTTTTTTCCGCGATATTAAAATCCACCACCGACGCGATACTCGTCGTGGATCAAGAGAAGCGCATCGTATTTCTCAACCCGGAAGCCCAGGAAATTCTGGAGACGACGGAAGAAGACGCGCGGACAAAGCGGGTCGAAGATTTCTTCACTCTATCTGAAATGGAATCGGGAGAACCCTTTCCCCTGCCTACTCTCTCGGAAAACCGCAAAGTCCTGAAAATCAGGAATCTCCGCCTCACCAACCGGAACAACAATTCCTATGTCGTCGAAATGACCCTGAACCACGAACTTTCCCCGGAAAGCGGTGCGAAAGGTTCGCAATCCGACGGTTCTGCGGGAGGAACATCCATTCTCTCGTTCAAGGACATCTCGCGGCTTCATGAAATGACGGACGCTATCAAGTACCAAAGCAGCCACGACACGCTCACCGGTCTTTTGAACCGGAACGAGATCGCGCTTCGCCTCAACGAAGCGATTTCCAGCCCCGGAGCAAGGGCGAAGCCCGCGGAAGTCCTGTTCATCGATATCGACCATTTCAGGGTCGTAAACGATTCCTGCGGAACCCAGGCCGGCGACCGGCTGCTTCAGGAAACAGCCCAGCGGATCAGGGCCTTCATGGGCGCGCAGGATTACGCCGCTCGCTGCAGCGGAGACGATTTCATACTCGTCCACTTTCCCGATCCGGATAACCCTGAACGCTTGGGATCGGTCGCGCGCGACACCGTCGACATCGCGCAAGGCCTCATCATGGAAACGCGAAAAGACCTTTTCAGATGGAACGGAAAGGAATATCCGATCAGCCTGAGCATCGCAATCGTTCCCCTCGACGGAACATTCCATACCGAACACGACGTCATGATCGCCGGAACGCAGACGGTGTACAACACCCACGAATCCGGAGGAAACCACTATTCGGTGTTCTCCCAGGGATCTACCCAGATTAAGGCGCGCGCATCGATCAGCGAATGGATCACGCGCATTCACGAAGCGCTCCGGGAAAACCGCTTCCGCCTCTTTTACCAGCCGATTCTCCCCCTCGAAGCGACGAACACGCAGCACAAACTGGAGATTCTCATCAGGATGATCGGAGTCGACGGCGAGATAATCCAGCCGGGCGAGTTCATACCGATCGCCGAACATTACAATCTCATGCCCGCGATCGACCGATGGGTAATCAGGGAAAGCTTCGCCGCCGTCGCGAGAATCCAGAAAGCAAACGGACCGCTGGCGAAGTCGATCTTCTGCATCAACCTGTCGGGATCGTCCCTTCTGGACGAAAGCATCATCGGCTACATCATGGAAAACGCGGAGGAAACGGGAGTATCCCCGGAGTGCATCTGCCTGGAAGTCACTGAGACCAGCGCGATATTGAATCTCGGTTCGGCGTCCCGCTTCATCACCATGCTCAAGGAACAGGGTTTCACCTTCGCCCTCGACGATTTCGGCTCGGGATTTTCATCCTTCAACTATCTCAAGAATCTGCCGGTCGACTATCTCAAGATCGACGGCTGCTTCATCCGCAACATGGACAGGGACGAGGTGGACTACACGATGGTCCAGGCCATTTCCAGCATGTGCAAGGTTTTGGGGTTGAAGACGATCGGAGAATTCGCGGAAAACGACACCATCATCGGACAGCTCAGGACTATCGGCGTGGACTACGCCCAGGGATACGGCATTTCAAAGCCGGTGCCCCTGGAAGAAGCCTGA
- a CDS encoding shikimate kinase gives MKDYAHIVLMGMKHTGKSTVGALLAEKLGRSFRDADTVIAELAGLSPRALYDQGGADLMQKWETEACRELAKTAEALVIATGGGLSDNADAAEILSGRSLMIWLDTPFHLLFSRIAASAERDGRLPKFLEGPNPELLFQELFSRRSGIYATMADVVIHTGARMPPEIVNEIMDYISNE, from the coding sequence ATGAAAGACTACGCCCACATCGTCCTGATGGGAATGAAGCATACCGGAAAAAGCACCGTCGGCGCCCTGCTTGCGGAGAAACTCGGCCGCTCGTTCCGGGACGCAGACACGGTGATTGCCGAACTCGCAGGCCTTTCTCCCCGCGCCCTCTACGACCAGGGAGGAGCCGACCTCATGCAAAAATGGGAGACCGAGGCTTGCCGCGAGCTGGCGAAAACGGCAGAAGCGCTGGTTATCGCGACCGGCGGAGGCCTTTCGGACAATGCGGATGCCGCCGAAATCCTTTCCGGGCGGAGTTTGATGATCTGGCTGGATACGCCGTTTCACCTCCTTTTTTCCCGGATCGCAGCGAGCGCGGAACGGGACGGACGGCTTCCCAAATTCCTGGAAGGCCCGAATCCCGAACTCCTGTTTCAGGAACTTTTTTCCCGACGTTCGGGAATCTATGCTACAATGGCTGATGTGGTAATACATACGGGGGCACGGATGCCGCCGGAGATCGTCAACGAAATAATGGATTATATCAGCAATGAGTAG